The DNA region TTTCACCCGTTCACCTCGAGAGCCAACGTTAAAGTTCATGATTATCTGCTGGGACGTGTACTAAAAATGACACAAGATGTAGAATATGCTGCAGTTTCTGACGATATGGAGAGTGGTCGTGTTCACCTAAGTAAGGGTCTACGTCCGGTGGGTGGTTCCGGGGAGATCGGGTATGTTACGTACTTTGAATCCGCCAATATTTTAGTGAAGATCGAAGGTAAGGACTCCAAGCTACCGGCCTTGCTTCTCTCGGCTCATTATGACTCGGTGCCAACAGCACATGGTGCTACTGATGACGGAAAAGGTGTTGTGTCCTTACTCGGTATACTTGATTACTATTGCCGTGAGCAACCACAGAGaactttgatcttcaatctcaatgATAACGAGGAATTTGGATTACTCGGTGCTGAAGCTTTCTTTAGTCATCCTTGGTCTAAAAGAGCTCACTATGTGATAAACCTGGAGGGAACGGGCACTGGAGGCAAATCTGTGCTTTTCAGAACCTCTGACGTTTCAACTGCCAAGATTTACCAAAAGGCAGTTGCTAAAGCGCCTTTTGGAAACTCCATCTATCAACAGGGTTTCAATGATGGTCTGGTCAAAAGTGAGACAGATTTTCTTGTCTACTCCAGAAACAATTTGCGAGGTTTTGATATCGCATTCTACAAGCCTAGGGACCTGTATCATACGATGAAGGATTCTGTTCAGTACACTTCCAGAGAAGCGTTGTGGCATATGTTTCACACCGCCTGGCAGTTGACAAGTTATATGGCCGAAAACGCTGATATAGATGATATGGATCAAACTTCGGCTGTTTATTTCGATATACTCGGGACTTATTTCGTCGTCATGAGCGCGAAAACGCTATTCTGGTGGGGATGTGCACTGTTGATTACTCTGCCAATTGTTACCGTGCTGTTCGACATAATGGGAAGGAGGAAAGACCGGGAGACAAAGAAGCCTTGGATCGTTTGGTTAAGATTTCCAATCTCCTTGGCTTTTTCAATGGCAATGGTTACCGCTGTACGATATCTGCTGGAGTTAAACAACCCTTTGGTCCCTTCGCGTGATTACCTAAGTTCGCTCTTCACGCTTTCATCATGTTTTGTTTTAGTGAACTATCTGATTTTAGCATCCTGGGagcatttttcaccaacaCAAGATCTCAAGACTATCATTTTCAGACAGCTTGCCATCATTTCATGGGTGGTCCTTCTACTTCAAACAAGCAGGCTCTACAGATCTGGTTACAAGGAGACAGGAGCCTACCCATTTACTGTGCTCTACATCTCTTTATCGCTTGGGTGTATTATAGGCTACTTGTGCCGCGCCCTCAGGAGGGTTGACGCATACGAAGAACCATCAAAAGTGATCAGCTATGGTTCCGGAGTGCAGGACGAGGAGGTAAGTTCTCACAATAATCCGCTGGATGCCAATGAGCAGACCAGTGACATAGTGGATGTAGATGTTATTCGGAGTGAGAATGGCGAGAGTGCACCAGAAGACGAAAGAGCTCCGCTTTTGCACGAGAGCACATCCACCAGCAGTAAGAAAATAAAAAGGACCAACTCTAATACAGTTACTAAAACGCTAAATTACGATTGGTGTTTACAATTTTTGGTTGCCGCTCCAGTTTTAACATACTTGTTGTTTAACAGCGTTGATTTGATACTAAGTGCTCTCAATCAGACTATACAGGAAAGTGAAAAAGCCACTGTTATACTTTGGAACATCATTCTGCTAGGCGGTGTCCTAATCGTTGTTCCACTACTACCTTTCGTCTACAAATTGAACTATTTCGTTGTATTATCGTTTTGCGtcactttcatcatttCTTTGGGGCTGGCCACGCTGAGAACTCCATTTAGTGAGCAGTATCCTCTGAAAGTACGCTTTTCACAGAGTTTGAATTTAGACAACAGTACTGATGCTGTAGTCAGTGTGTTCGGAAGAGAAGGATTCATTCCCCAGATTTTACAGGATCTGCCCAGTGTCAAAAATGAAAATAAGCATATTTCGTGCCGGTACACGGGGGATGGTAATGAGGAATGCTTTTACGTTGGATATTCTCCCAGTCTCGTCGACTCAGATGTCCCAATTGAACCATACGATATTTTCTCGTTGAATATTCTAAAAGATAATAGGAATTCAAGCGATAGATCGTCGTATGCTCCAATATATGCAGAATTGAGGATTAAGGCCCGTGAGAGCAGAGCCTGTAGTTTGAAGTTCAACAGCTTTTCCACCGTGAGGTCCCCAGTGCGGCAAATTACTGTGTTCCGCGACCAAGGAAGCAAAGCTAACACAAGTAGTCTGCTGAGCTTATCCGCTGGAATTGATGAGGTTATGCTACATAAATCCAGTTTTGATGATGCTTACTTTCGTGTTGGCATCCAATGGCTGCCCAAGATTATCACAAGCGGCGGCGAAAATGAAAGAACTAATCAAAACAAGAATGTGGATGCTCTTGGCGTTTCTGTCACCTGCTTTTGGGGTGAGTATGACTCAGAAACAAGGATAGGTAACAACTTGCGTAGAAAAGTTCCAGCCTTCGACGAGTTGTTGGAGTACTCCCCGCTATATGTTACCTACGCTAATAGGGAAAAAGGGCTTGTAAAGTTCATTGAAACCATTGAAGTTTAAGTGGAGATCGCTGTGTCAGTTCTTTTTCCTATTGCTGTAAAGGAGAATGTGCGAGTCTTTCGTCAGACGTCTGTTGACTTGCGGAATGCTCATCCAGCTTGAAGTAAAAAAATATGTATGTCATTGAGCTGCCAACTAGCTATCTTCGGTATATGTAATCACGTCTGCATGTTTACCCTCTGCGGATGGGTACCGCGATTGCTGAGATTGCTGAGAAGTCATCAATGGTATGATTGTAGGTTGTAATGAACTTGCAGAGAACCTTACTCCATCGGGGATGTAAACTGGATTCGGAAATGGTGGCATAATTACAGGAGGTCCAAAGTTCGGTGATAAGCCCTGTTCGCCTAAACCATTCGAATTGTTTCTAAAGACCTCTTCAATGGATTGTTGTGGGTAATAGAATGACGGAGATGCAGAAAAGCCGACGGGTCGAATAAGATGTGAATATGATGCAGGATAAATGCCAGGATTATGCGATGAAATGAAAGCTGGATAGCTATGAGGTGCGGCTTCATGATGCTGATGTACTTGATTAGGTTGATTTTGTTCATCACTCTGATATAAATAACCAAaatgctgctgttgatcAGGGGATAAACCTGCAGTTTGAATGACTTGAGGCATGATACGACCTGTGTTAGCGTGACTATTGTCGTCAAGGCTCGTGTTGATGCTGTTATGCCCACTGGAAATGGGGACTCCAATAACATTAGTTTCGAGATTGTAATTATGCTGATGGCTGTGATTAGGACTAGATGTATGAATTGATGATTTGCATGATTCGTGCTTTTTCCTGCCCGGATTTGAATAGTTTTTATCACCCTTTGAAATGGAAAGGTTGGCTCTTCTGAAGAtatcattttttttcttgttccTGAACTTTGTGGTCTTGATTCCCTCAGAAATCTTTCTCATAGATCTCTTTTTGGGTTTCTTGTTAGCACTATGGTTATTGTTAGCCCTGTAGTCTGAATTGATATTTGGGAGTTTGTTATAAGAGCTGAATTTGGGCAGAAGTGATGAACTTCTTTCCAGCCTTGATTCTACTTGAAACACCTGAGTTTCCTCTAAGTAGAAAATTGGATTGAGGAAAAACTCTAATGGTATTTCAGGCAAAATCATATTTTCCTTCAATAATTCTATTGCTGCTACATCTTCTGAGCGTAAAATTTCACCAAACTCATCCAGGGTGTGcctttccaaaagttcGTTGCTGCCCAAGAAGTTAATAGCCTTCTGTAGTGCATCGAGTGATTTATCGATGCTGTTCGTGCTGAGATAAGCCTGTGCCATACCGAACCAGGACAATGCATTCAAGTCGTCTTCCCGCTCTACGTAAGAGTGTCTTGAAATCGAGTATTGCTGTACATCCAAGGAACCGAGCAGTTCAACTGTTTTGGAAAACGCAAACAGTGCGTCTGGAATTTGCCTTAATTTGAGATGCAGCGATGCCAGAGATATCCACACATAGGATCTCGAAGAGTCCAACTCCAACGACAGTTGGTAGTACTCAGAGGCACGGTGCAGATTTTCCGGACTGCCCAACTCCACTATAATCCTTGCAGTGATGTAATACACAAAAGGCTTAAACTCAGCCGAGACTGCCGACGCCAGCGAGAGGATGTCTGCGACGTCCAGCTTTTCGCCCACGATCGCACTGTATATACCGCGAGCCACGGTCAGCATGTGGAGGGTCTCGATGGTATGCGGGAACTTGAAGCACTCCTGGAATAGTTGATCTGCTGGCTCGGACTCTTGATGTATCTTCTCTTGAATGAAGATTTTGTAAAGGTACGCAAAGGTAGTCTTGTAAAGGAAATCCCTGATGTGGAAATGGGTCATGGCCTCTTGGTTCTGCAAAATGGTTATGCAATCCTCCAGGTCGAAAAAACACTTCTCCCAATCGCCACTCTTTTCGAACAACTGAGCTCTGGTCAGCAACGCTTCCAGATGCAAAGTCGGCACGCTGTACAGCTGAGTCAGCTCCAGCGTCCTTTCGAACTGAGGAACCGTCGCTTGCAGCGGATTCTCCTGCAAGTCTGCCAGCAGCAAGATCCTACATTGCAAGATATTCAGGTTCAACTCCAGCTCCacgtcttcctcttcaccgCCTTTGCCATGCCTCATCGCTTCCGCCGCACGATCGTACAGTCCCAGCCTGTA from Torulaspora globosa chromosome 3, complete sequence includes:
- a CDS encoding uncharacterized protein (ancestral locus Anc_3.296), which translates into the protein MNDIAALSNEIFVMCGHLAVEMNMIPLALELVGKVLAKSPGDKAALLLLAKIHLLRKEYGEVLEVLGEGRNDVRLCAIFSLACYRLGLYDRAAEAMRHGKGGEEEDVELELNLNILQCRILLLADLQENPLQATVPQFERTLELTQLYSVPTLHLEALLTRAQLFEKSGDWEKCFFDLEDCITILQNQEAMTHFHIRDFLYKTTFAYLYKIFIQEKIHQESEPADQLFQECFKFPHTIETLHMLTVARGIYSAIVGEKLDVADILSLASAVSAEFKPFVYYITARIIVELGSPENLHRASEYYQLSLELDSSRSYVWISLASLHLKLRQIPDALFAFSKTVELLGSLDVQQYSISRHSYVEREDDLNALSWFGMAQAYLSTNSIDKSLDALQKAINFLGSNELLERHTLDEFGEILRSEDVAAIELLKENMILPEIPLEFFLNPIFYLEETQVFQVESRLERSSSLLPKFSSYNKLPNINSDYRANNNHSANKKPKKRSMRKISEGIKTTKFRNKKKNDIFRRANLSISKGDKNYSNPGRKKHESCKSSIHTSSPNHSHQHNYNLETNVIGVPISSGHNSINTSLDDNSHANTGRIMPQVIQTAGLSPDQQQHFGYLYQSDEQNQPNQVHQHHEAAPHSYPAFISSHNPGIYPASYSHLIRPVGFSASPSFYYPQQSIEEVFRNNSNGLGEQGLSPNFGPPVIMPPFPNPVYIPDGVRFSASSLQPTIIPLMTSQQSQQSRYPSAEGKHADVITYTEDS
- the PFF1 gene encoding Pff1p (ancestral locus Anc_3.295), whose product is MLSEFFSSVFRFRKTTVSLLCVLTYSLIGVLYVYDRVRYKYTLAASDDFSRAPQLLENAWLDLQNITETFHPFTSRANVKVHDYLLGRVLKMTQDVEYAAVSDDMESGRVHLSKGLRPVGGSGEIGYVTYFESANILVKIEGKDSKLPALLLSAHYDSVPTAHGATDDGKGVVSLLGILDYYCREQPQRTLIFNLNDNEEFGLLGAEAFFSHPWSKRAHYVINLEGTGTGGKSVLFRTSDVSTAKIYQKAVAKAPFGNSIYQQGFNDGLVKSETDFLVYSRNNLRGFDIAFYKPRDLYHTMKDSVQYTSREALWHMFHTAWQLTSYMAENADIDDMDQTSAVYFDILGTYFVVMSAKTLFWWGCALLITLPIVTVLFDIMGRRKDRETKKPWIVWLRFPISLAFSMAMVTAVRYLLELNNPLVPSRDYLSSLFTLSSCFVLVNYLILASWEHFSPTQDLKTIIFRQLAIISWVVLLLQTSRLYRSGYKETGAYPFTVLYISLSLGCIIGYLCRALRRVDAYEEPSKVISYGSGVQDEEVSSHNNPLDANEQTSDIVDVDVIRSENGESAPEDERAPLLHESTSTSSKKIKRTNSNTVTKTLNYDWCLQFLVAAPVLTYLLFNSVDLILSALNQTIQESEKATVILWNIILLGGVLIVVPLLPFVYKLNYFVVLSFCVTFIISLGLATLRTPFSEQYPLKVRFSQSLNLDNSTDAVVSVFGREGFIPQILQDLPSVKNENKHISCRYTGDGNEECFYVGYSPSLVDSDVPIEPYDIFSLNILKDNRNSSDRSSYAPIYAELRIKARESRACSLKFNSFSTVRSPVRQITVFRDQGSKANTSSLLSLSAGIDEVMLHKSSFDDAYFRVGIQWLPKIITSGGENERTNQNKNVDALGVSVTCFWGEYDSETRIGNNLRRKVPAFDELLEYSPLYVTYANREKGLVKFIETIEV